CAGAGGTCGTATGTATAACAGTCGCCCCTACACCTTCCCAACGTCAGCCAACTCTAATCCCGGTTGTCTCTGGATACTGCGAAGAGTACGGTAAAAAACCCATTGTTTTGGGCTTCAGAGTTGAAGATGAAGAGACATTTCCAACACTATTTGAGTTGCCTCGTGAGGCTCTGAGGAGGGTTATCTTCATTCGTCATCCTGATATAGGTGCTTTGGCTGAGCCTAAGCCTTATCAGGGTGAGCTTCGTCTTGATGAGCGTGCAACTAATTTGGCTTCGGTTCTACTTGCTTTGCAGGGTGTGCGTGGAGGTGTGCCTGAGGATATCTCTGATGCTTTAGCTAAGCTGTTTCCTGGGCTTTCGATAAGGATTCGTTCGCATATGGGTAGAGTTGCTCTTATGGCTGAGGAGAATGGTTTGGAGTTACCTCCGCCGAATATTCCTGATGGTGCTATTAAGCTTTTGGCTATTATGACTGCTGTAGAGTTGAAGCCTTCGATTCTTTTGATTGATGAGATTGAGAATAGTATGCATGCTAAGATGCTTGAATATATTGTTGATAGGCTGAATAGCCTTGGCATCCCTGTTATAGTGGCTACCCACTCCCCAATAGTTGTAGATCTTCTTGAACCTCATAGAATTCTTATAGTGTTTAGAGACTCTGAGCATGGAACCTATGTTGAGAGGATAGAAGAGCCTGAAAAGCTCTATGAAGAACTTAAGCGTTTGGGGATTGCTTTAAGTGACTATGTATTCTATAGACTGACATATAAAGAGTCCTAGCCTCTATCTAGATCGGTGGAGTGTTTTGGGTATAGAGAGACTGGTCTTTGTTGAGGATTCATATGGTGTAGACTTCCATAGAAAGCTTCTCGAGAGGCTAAAGACATTGAGTATCATTAGCGTTTCCAGTAATCCAAAGATATTTAGAATACCTACCACAGGTTGTAACCAGGCTCTTGTCCGCAAGACTAAGGCTAGGATAATCGGAGTTTCTTCATGGAGAATGCTCTTTGTTATTGACTCTGAAGGACTAAGTATAGAGGAAGCT
Above is a genomic segment from Ignisphaera aggregans DSM 17230 containing:
- a CDS encoding SMC domain protein (COGs: COG1195 Recombinational DNA repair ATPase (RecF pathway)~InterPro IPR003395~KEGG: pis:Pisl_1950 hypothetical protein~PFAM: SMC domain protein~SPTR: A1RVW5 Putative uncharacterized protein~PFAM: RecF/RecN/SMC N terminal domain), coding for MESTEKVRHSEDRVFVRRIYIENFKSIKHLELELSPGVNVLVGPNASGKTNILEALDFLRKALIDHAGRIPYAPHIPKYWSGKDLMYSRDPSKTIVLGLTLEHYHIAKGEEYITCRQTVDFKAYFRYSPQLDTLVPFRYRVEIEPEITVVDVSLNRIRVETMIDVIEKLLYEKMTNLLVGIEVESQGLLKEFESKYVKSGDHYIYEAEVKFSEPLLFFHLFPSPFTMCTFERPEVVCITVAPTPSQRQPTLIPVVSGYCEEYGKKPIVLGFRVEDEETFPTLFELPREALRRVIFIRHPDIGALAEPKPYQGELRLDERATNLASVLLALQGVRGGVPEDISDALAKLFPGLSIRIRSHMGRVALMAEENGLELPPPNIPDGAIKLLAIMTAVELKPSILLIDEIENSMHAKMLEYIVDRLNSLGIPVIVATHSPIVVDLLEPHRILIVFRDSEHGTYVERIEEPEKLYEELKRLGIALSDYVFYRLTYKES